A single Nomascus leucogenys isolate Asia chromosome 14, Asia_NLE_v1, whole genome shotgun sequence DNA region contains:
- the NME1 gene encoding nucleoside diphosphate kinase A, translated as MANCERTFIAIKPDGVQRGLVGEIIKRFEQKGFRLVGLKFMQASEDLLKEHYVDLKDRPFFAGLVKYMHSGPVVAMVWEGLNVVKTGRVMLGETNPADSKPGTIRGDFCIQVGRNIIHGSDSVESAEKEIGLWFHPEELVDYTSCAQNWIYE; from the exons ATGGCCAACTGTGAGCGTACCTTCATTGCAATCAAACCAGATGGGGTCCAGCGGGGTCTTGTGGGAGAGATTATCAAGCGTTTTGAGCAGAAAGGATTCCGCCTTGTTGGTCTGAAATTCATGCAA GCTTCTGAAGATCTTCTCAAGGAACACTACGTTGACCTGAAGGATCGTCCATTCTTCGCCGGCCTGGTGAAATACATGCACTCAGGGCCGGTAGTTGCCATG GTCTGGGAGGGGCTGAATGTGGTGAAGACAGGCCGAGTCATGCTCGGGGAGACCAACCCTGCAGACTCCAAGCCTGGGACCATCCGTGGAGACTTCTGCATACAAGTTGGCAG AAACATTATACATGGCAGTGACTCCGTGGAGAGTGCAGAGAAGGAGATCGGCCTGTGGTTTCACCCTGAGGAACTGGTAGATTACACGAGCTGTGCTCAGAACTGGATCTATGAATGA